AGAGCTCCGTAGATGGATACTTGTTCTTGTAGTGATTTTATCATCATATTGCTATGTGGATTTCTTCGTACACTGAAAAATATATTGGCTTTGTATACAGCATCCTCTTATAGATTGCAAGCCCTCAGGGGTAGATACAGCTCTTAAACATTTCTGAGAAAAGGTCTTAAGTACATTGTACATAGAgagcattcaacaaatatgatTACTAAGTCAATATTTCTATGATACCTTAGTTAAACTTAGATATTCAGTTCTTTAGGCCTTGCTCTAAATCAGTTCTGAGGCTTTTCTGCTATTCTAGGAGATTCTGGAGCTAAATTATATCAGGCTTAATGGCAGTTATTATACTTCCTCCAAGTGTAGTTATTCCAGACAACTGCCAGAGGAGGTAGTAACCAAAGTTCACTTAGTAAACACATAATAGAAGTATAATTGGCACATCCAGCTGTTAGAATGCCACAAAAAGTGGCATGATCATTACAAGTTGTTTGTTAGAGAATAACGCTCAACTAAATTGGATATCAAAGTAAAATAGAGTTGTGTAACTACAGGAAAATAGCCTTGGTTACCTTCACACACTATCAAGGAAATAGTACGTGAAGTCAAAAAAGTGACACTCTTACCAAGTGCTATAGAATCTAACTGTGGCCAGGAACTGTTTATGGAGAACAGGTAGAAATGCTATGTCATTCTATAGTCTTCAGTGTCATTAAGAGAAACGAGAactattttcctttataaaaagcAGCTGTGTTTGAGGCTTTAATTTTAGGTTTACTAGGTTtactattcggagaaggcaatggcaccccactccagtactcttgcctggaaaatcccatggattggaggagcccggtaggctacagtccatggggtcactaagagtcggacacgactgagcgacttcactttcacttttccctttcatgcattggagaaggaaatggcaacccactccagtgttcttgcctggagaatcccagggacggggagcctggtgggctgccgtctatggggtcgcacagagtcggacacgactgaagcgacttagcagcagcagcagcaggtttactattaaagataaaaattttaagaggcTCTTTGCTAGGGTTTAGGAAGTGAAACTTAGCTATTCATGCAAATGACTGAGAAATTCTAAATCTGTTAAATCTAGGTTCCCATTATAACATTTATAACTGttataataaaagttatttcTAAAGCATCAGTGCATTcaacttcataaaaatattttgtatctgTGGATACTGAacaggtcttttttaaaaatctgtcttttgttgaaactttgttttctttatattatagGTCCAGTTGTTTACGTCTTGGATCTTGCAGATAGACTGATCTCAAAAGCCTGTCCATTTGCTGCAGCAGGAATAATGGTTGGCTCCATCTATTGGACAGCTGTGACTTACGGAGCGGTGACAGTGATGCAGGTTCACTTTTATTCTGTCAGATGATGTTACTTTTGATGTGAAGATCTATTAAATAGATTTTTGttaggagttttaaaaattattattttgaccAAGTAATAATATTCTCAtggcttaaaaataagaaaatatataaaaagctctCTAGGGGAAAGTTTTATTACTCCTGTCCTTCACTTACCCAGGTTCCCCTCTCCCCAGGTAGCCACTGCCTAACCCAAACCTTCTTCCAGACTTTATTTGTgcatatgtaagaaaaaaatatgttctcCCACACACACTATTCTTTGCCTCGCAAAAGAAAACATTAGAGCTGAATCCCTCTTTTTCCAAAAACAGTGAATTTTACAGATCTTTTCACAAAGTATGGAGAAATCTGAATAGCATTGTTTGTATAGAATTTCAACAGTTCAACAACCAGTCTCTTGTTAATCAGTCATTTAGTTACTTCTGGTTTTTTGCTATTACAAAATAATGCTACAATCATTGTTGATAGAAATTAGAGACTTAAATATCAAGATTTATTTAGTCCCAGACCCTTGACTCTTCTCTCTTTATACCTTTTCCATAAAGATTTCTACCTATCTTACCCATGAGTTTTGTGTTCAGATTTATGTCTTTCatcttaatattttcataaaatcagTCCTGTAACAGCAGCATGGCCTTTCTCCTTAAATGACTTCTTATGACTTCCCACTCAGTATTATTGAAATCAAACTTGTCTTTTCCTCAGTTTGAAGCCTAAATTTATTCCCTATTATAATATCCTATGTCTTTGATCCCTACAGTTATTTTTCCATCTACTCAATAAATAGCCTACATTCTTAGGATTacctttatttttaactctttctgTTTGGACTTGCTGACCAAGTCCAAGCAGTTTCTATTTTGATATGTCTTAACATCTGTGGCTTCCTTTCCACTGTCTTTaatgcctcccaccccacccccatcataCCTGGATGGCTAGCGGAGCCTCTTGTTTTCTTTAACTTCATTCTGTCAATCCAACCAATCTGCCTCTAGTGTAGAACCCCCACAGGATTGACTGTTCTTAATTATGTTACATTTAATTATCTTTAATGCTAAGAAGACCTTTTAGTTCATCACTGTTCCATCCTACTGTTTAAAAGTAGGGTTCTATAGGAGGTGCTTTAAAGGATCAAGCCGTAATTAAAACTCTTAGCTTTTAAGCTTTGATTAACCGTAGGCCTAGCTGACTATGGATACTAGCCTACAGTTTCTCTAAACCTACAATTCCATAGGCCTTGATTTTATATATGGATAAGAAATTCTTAGCAAAGGCATTCTATCATTCCTGAATCTAACCTCAAAATTTAAGTCTTGAAAATAATCTCTTTTTCCATCTTAGGGCATAAAACCAGAATGTACATGATTCTACACAAGGTTTGCTGGTTTCGTTTTGACCAAAGTTAAATCAGCCCCATTGCTTAATTCAGCTTTCATTTATTACCCTTGACTCTGACCTGTGATAGCAGGTAGTATGACACTGCAGATGTTATACTATCCTAGTTCCTTAACATTTGTTTGTACACTTGTTTGAGTTGATTGTCTGTCACCTCCAAAAGATGTCTCTTTAGTTCACTTTTTATTTCCCAGCACCGAGTtctgtgtctggcacataatCAGTATTCAGTTGAATGAATGCATGTGAGTATGCATGTAATGGTCAGCCTCAACTTAATGCACAAAGCATGCCTCTTGAGCACACATGGGAAAATGGACTTTTCTCACTATTTGccctatttccttttttatttcctcatccTTAGACACCTTTAGAAGATTTTTACTGATACCCATGAGTAATAAATTTTCCTTTACTATATATAGTCCATACCTGAATACACActctgctttatatttttaaaacctaaattctaaaaaaaaaaacctaacccAACAAAggaattttttagttttctgaatttatttgCTAACACTCCAGAAGTATTTAAATCACATTTAGTTATAAAATGATCATAatgttgaaaataataaaatgatataaaaaatggTGTCATGGAGCAAGCAATATAGGTAAGGACAGTCTGGGCTAATCCACTTTGCCCTCAATGTGTGGGATATGTGTTTATGAAATATTGTGAACCAGACTAATTCACTTTAGGGCAGCTCTACCTGGAGACACAGAAGATTATTAGATACTGACACCATGGGTTTTGACCATGTGGAAGAGGCTGGTCCCTACTCTTCAGTGTTACATCTTGGTTAAATAAATCAGTCATGTACAAAAGTCTGGGCTGACGCTTTAATAATGCCCATTTTGGTCCGCTCCACGTGGTTTCATAAACTATTTCTACCTGAATCAGATCTGTTGCCGAGAATTTCAGTTTGCCCTGATCATTGTCAGCTTCCTTATTTCACATCTTGAAGTCCACCTTAAAAACAAATCTGCTATAATAGCTGACATAAAGgacatctcattaaaaaaaaaaagatcccatttactttttttcatgagtttgttttcCCAAGTAAATGTTGTCTGTAGGGCTTTTAGTCTTCCCtaccttctttcttccctcctctccttgcgtttccttccttttcccttatCCTTCTCAGAGATATAAACAGATAAAGATATAGATTGTCTGTATCAACAGTTCTTTCTTCACAGTTTAATCCTCAAGTGTATACAGAAAAACTATATAGAATCCTTCATAATACTGTCCTCATATCAACCTATGACATCCGAATGGCCTCAAACCCTGAAATTCTGAAATAGTCTCCCCTGTCATAACTGCCAAGAATAATCCctcagagaaatatatttaatttgtgaGCAGTTGGGACTTTTGGCTAAAGGAAGGTCATTTGAGACCTGTGAAAGAGAATCCAGGGACGTATTCTAGTTAAAAGTAACACTCACCAACAGAATGGCCATGTTGAGAGACATGTAAAGTCAAGACTGGAGCAAGTAAAAAGAATTCTACCAGGACGGCAAGTGTGGAGATTCACAGATGAGAATTAATCATGTCCTTCTTGCCTTCTCAGATCTTAAAACAACTGAGAAATTACCCCAAGACCCAGATGAGAGGAAAAGGATTGTTTTAGCTTTACAACCTGATACAAAGGCACCCTTGGGTTCCTGGATTAGAATAAGTGACTGGAACCTATAGCCAAAACTGGACCTCATATTGCATTCCCTCAAATCTAGACCTTGGAATTGCATTTTTGAGTTTGGTATGTAGAGCCGGCATTTAGCCAGCCAGAGAAATTACACTCAATCCCAATGAGCAGGGAGAAAGCCAAAGAGAAATGAGGTTTCAGGCCATCTCCTGAAGACTAGTCCCACCCCTTGGCTGGCTGTGCTTACCTCCTGGTAGGAAGAGCAGGAAAACAGATGCTCTTGGGAAGATACATGAGAACCTAAAATTATAACCCGAGCTAACCAAATTAAACAAGAGGAACATAAGCAAGAAGCAGAAATCCCCTTCCCTCCATTGAAATGTAATCAATGTgggttttaaatcttttattccaATTTAATATGAAACagctttggtttattttttttaactttttgtttctaaatttagTAGTTTTCTCTAAAATGAATTGCACTCAAGAATGTAACCCTTCATTAGACAAGGCAATGATTGGAGCAAACGCTGTCTGTTTCTCAGGTTGTAGGCCATAAAGAAGGTCTGGATGTTATGGAGAGAGCTGAtcctttattccttttaattgGACTTCCTACTATTCCTGTCATGCTGATACTAGGCAAGATGATTCGCTGGGAGGACTATGTGCTTAGACTCTGGCGCAAATACTCAAATAAACTACAAATTTTGAACAGTATATTCCCAGGTAAGGCCCTAAATTATGGTGGTACTGAACATACCAAATTAATCTTGTGGACGAATCCTACCATGCAAAGATACTTTAGCTTCTGATTTATTAGCACTAATACCCTCTATCTTTTTCTCTAGGGATTGGTTGTCCTGTTCCTCGAATTCCAGCTGAGGCTAATCCTTTAGCAGATCATGTCTCTGCCACCCGAATTTTGTGTGGAGCCCTTGTTTTTCCTACTATTGCGACAATAGTTGGTAAACTAATGTTCAGTAGTGTTAACTCTAATTTACAAAGGACAATCTTGGTAAGATGGTTTTAATACTACTTTTTTCAAGTGACTATACAAAGAAAATGCactatatatttgtttaaaaaaaaaaaaagaatgggactatataaatatttatactatTTTGCTCTGTGCCTTAAGCCTCTATTTGATCCCCACTGTCatccaacagcaacaaaaagaggATCCACTGTATTAGCTCTGGTCTTCTGGAACTATGCTGTGGGTGATTTCTCTCCTCAGTTAGGCACAAATCATCACTCCCAAAAGATACTGGTGAAGAGCTCTTCTGCTCTAGGGTCAGACTGCCCAGTTCAACTCCTATCAGAGACATTGCCTTGCTGAGAAACCTAAATAAAATTGCTTGACTTCTCTGtgcttgtaaaatggaaatagtcGTGGTAGCTACCTCAGAATTattatgagggttaaatgagatcatacattTGAAATGTTAGCACAGAGTAATAAATAAGCCTTTATGTTGTTtgatgtcattattattattcccacttcTCTCTGGAGGTAGCCTGCATATAATGCCTGAGCATTAGAACTAAGTAGAAGGAAGATTACTCAGAGATGATAGAGGCATATCTGACCTGTTGGGCTTcccggtggttcagatggtaaagaatctgcctttagaATCTCCACagagcaagagacctgggtttgatccctgggtcaggaagatcccctggagaagaaaatggcaacccactccagtattcttgtctggagaattccatggacagaggtccatggggtcgcaaagagtcgaacatatcTGAGCAACTGACACTCACTTTTTTCACTGACATATTACCTGCAGTGTCTGTCTCCCTAGCTCactatctgattaaaaaaaagaaagagtactGTTTCATTTGCAGCTATCTGAATTAGCAACAATGACAATGTCGTTTGTGATAtaagtaaaatgatttttattttacataaattgcATTATAAAaagctaatttttctttttattttagggTGGAATTGCTTTTGTTGCCATTAAAGGAGCATTCAAGGTTTACTTCAAACAGCAGCAATATTTACGTCAGGCACACCGCAAAATCCTAAATTACCCAGAGCAAGAAGAAGCATAAAACTGCGACTTCTTGTTGTTCTGCAGTCCTCCCATTCTTAGGAGTCTATTGTGTTCTGATTCCATCATTGATGCACAGTAATGGAGACTTGTAATAAGCTGCTGCtctcatatttttaagaaatataataaagCACTTAGGGCAGGGGAAACCCTCTCAGTAATCACGGAACCTAAGGATAtgatttgttttccttgttttgtATGTACTTCTTTCATGGCGGTCATCTGAACCATTATCTTAGCATGGTGAACCTGagttttgttcatattttcctcAAGA
The window above is part of the Bos javanicus breed banteng chromosome 26, ARS-OSU_banteng_1.0, whole genome shotgun sequence genome. Proteins encoded here:
- the MARCHF5 gene encoding E3 ubiquitin-protein ligase MARCHF5, yielding MPDQALQQMLDRSCWVCFATDEDDRTAEWVRPCRCRGSTKWVHQACLQRWVDEKQRGNSTARVACPQCNAEYLIVFPKLGPVVYVLDLADRLISKACPFAAAGIMVGSIYWTAVTYGAVTVMQVVGHKEGLDVMERADPLFLLIGLPTIPVMLILGKMIRWEDYVLRLWRKYSNKLQILNSIFPGIGCPVPRIPAEANPLADHVSATRILCGALVFPTIATIVGKLMFSSVNSNLQRTILGGIAFVAIKGAFKVYFKQQQYLRQAHRKILNYPEQEEA